The Synchiropus splendidus isolate RoL2022-P1 chromosome 11, RoL_Sspl_1.0, whole genome shotgun sequence genome contains a region encoding:
- the LOC128767162 gene encoding ankyrin repeat and SOCS box protein 5-like isoform X6 — translation MDEDHNDDDDVWNATGVILDIDPGSWADRSPLHDAASQGRLLALRTLIIQGHNVNVLTIDHVTPLHEACLGDHVACARALIDAGANVNASTIDGATPLFNACTVGSVACTEILLENGAKPQSVVYHPSPIHEATSKGHHGCVEVLVTWGADVDLDIPHLGTALYTACVCQELECARKLLKEGANVQKGKSLDSPLHAAAEKDCTPVVKTLLDFGADINARNMEFQRPVDVAPPSSITEGFLLLYEATPRQLSQLCRQSIRKCVGRDRLHLLSHLPLPSRLKSFLQYQ, via the exons GGTCGTGGGCGGACCGCTCCCCTCTTCATGATGCGGCCAGCCAAGGTCGCCTCCTGGCCCTCAGGACCCTTATTATACAG GGTCACAACGTGAACGTCCTCACCATAGACCACGTGACGCCACTTCACGAAGCCTGTCTCGGAGACCATGTTGCTTGCGCGAGGGCTCTCATCGATGCGGGCGCGAAT GTCAATGCTTCAACAATTGATGGTGCCACCCCGCTATTCAACGCTTGCACAGTGGGCAGCGTGGCGTGCACAGAGATACTTTTGGAAAATGGAGCAAAACCACAGAGTGTGGTGTACCATCCTTCACCAATACATGAGGCCACCAGCAAAG GACACCATGGGTGTGTGGAGGTTCTGGTGACCTGGGGGGCGGACGTGGACTTGGACATTCCTCACTTGGGTACGGCACTTTATACCGCCTGTGTCTGCCAGGAGCTGGAGTGCGCCAGGAAGCTGCTGAAGGAAG GAGCCAACGTTCAGAAAGGCAAATCCCTGGACTCCCCTCTCCATgcagctgcagagaaagacTGCACGCCAGTGGTCAAGACGCTGCTGGACTTCGGCGCAGACATTAACGCCAGGAACATGGAGTTCCAGAGGCCTGTGGACGTGGCTCCCCCAAGCAGCATCACAGAGGGATTCCTGCTGTTGTATGAAG CTACGCCTCGACAGCTGAGCCAACTGTGTCGTCAGAGCATTAGGAAATGTGTCGGCCGCGACAGACTGCACCTCCTCTCGCATCTTCCCCTTCCCAGCAGGCTCAAAAGCTTCCTGCAGTACCAGTGA
- the LOC128767162 gene encoding spermatogenesis-associated protein 4-like isoform X2 has product MPYARCANIYGLPREVVQWLQGLNLAAYPGNLRRDFSNGFLVAEILSFYYPTYFQMYQYKNESSVAAKQWNWNKIKQEVVEGTIHCKPGAAELMVQQLYSILTKNSTSELQSPNLDFTDRKYQEQLPYVARSTAIMSVRNNLTNSEMLANPDKRTNQRKAETILDRHQKNKAADKVLFPERFKIKPHLQKAVLKNVERPKREEKPPLYCSPPRVVATSRVTPTTKEADPGASQPKCPKRASPVPTAAQPGTLKASPKPDEPCTSSVFWVHPGAAYQLDVHIKPITAGPWEDPYHKPELPLVTAFDVKEKQLYSKLLLHHNAPGQCCVTRWQHLPTCSTPDLAARQSFTVCIPRNHQPSARC; this is encoded by the exons ATGCCTTATGCACGTTGTGCTAACATTTACGGATTGCCAAGAGAAGTTGTGCAGTGGCTGCAGGGTCTCAACTTGGCCGCTTACCCCGGGAATTTGCGCAG AGATTTTTCAAACGGTTTCCTTGTGGCAGAGATACTCTCTTTTTATTATCCCACTTACTTCCAAATGTACCAATATAAAAACGAGTCGTCTGTTGCCGCCAAGCAGTGGAACTGGAATAAGATAAAACAG GAGGTTGTCGAGGGAACGATTCACTGCAAACCTGGAGCTGCTGAACTGATGGTGCAGCAGCTGTATTCGATTTTAACTAAGAACAG CACAAGTGAACTCCAGAGTCCTAATCTGGATTTCACAGACCGAAAGTACCAGGAGCAGCTGCCCTACGTGGCCCGGTCCACAGCCATCATGTCCGTCAGAAACAATCTGACAAATTCGGAAATGTTGGCCAACCCTGACAAACGAACGAACCAGCGCAAGGCTGAGACGATCCTCGACAGACACCAGAAGAACAAGGCTGCGGACAAAGTTCTCTTCCCTG AACGCTTCAAAATCAAGCCTCATCTTCAAAAGGCAGTGTTGAAAAATGTTGAGCGCCCCAAGCGGGAAGAAAAGCCACCCCTTTACTGCAGTCCTCCCAGAGTGGTGGCGACCAGCCGTGTCACCCCCACCACCAAAGAAGCTGATCCAGGTGCAAGCCAGCCCAAGTGCCCGAAACGCGCGTCCCCAGTGCCAACTGCAGCCCAGCCTGGGACCCTAAAAGCTTCTCCCAAGCCAGATGAGCCATGTACCTCCAGTGTGTTCTGGGTCCACCCCGGCGCTGCCTATCAGTTGGACGTGCACATAAAACCTATAACAGCAGGACCATGGGAGGATCCTTATCACAAGCCTGAGCTTCCCTTAGTCACAGCCTTTGATGTGAAAGAGAAGCAGCTGTATTCAAAGCTTCTCCTTCACCACAATGCGCCTGGTCAGTGCTGCGTCACTAGGTGGCAGCATCTCCCTACCTGTTCCACACCAGACCTGGCGGCCAGACAGTCCTTCACTGTGTGTATTCCAAGAAATCATCAACCATCTGCAAGATGCTAG
- the LOC128767162 gene encoding spermatogenesis-associated protein 4-like isoform X1: MPYARCANIYGLPREVVQWLQGLNLAAYPGNLRRDFSNGFLVAEILSFYYPTYFQMYQYKNESSVAAKQWNWNKIKQNLRKLNLSLMKEVVEGTIHCKPGAAELMVQQLYSILTKNSTSELQSPNLDFTDRKYQEQLPYVARSTAIMSVRNNLTNSEMLANPDKRTNQRKAETILDRHQKNKAADKVLFPERFKIKPHLQKAVLKNVERPKREEKPPLYCSPPRVVATSRVTPTTKEADPGASQPKCPKRASPVPTAAQPGTLKASPKPDEPCTSSVFWVHPGAAYQLDVHIKPITAGPWEDPYHKPELPLVTAFDVKEKQLYSKLLLHHNAPGQCCVTRWQHLPTCSTPDLAARQSFTVCIPRNHQPSARC, translated from the exons ATGCCTTATGCACGTTGTGCTAACATTTACGGATTGCCAAGAGAAGTTGTGCAGTGGCTGCAGGGTCTCAACTTGGCCGCTTACCCCGGGAATTTGCGCAG AGATTTTTCAAACGGTTTCCTTGTGGCAGAGATACTCTCTTTTTATTATCCCACTTACTTCCAAATGTACCAATATAAAAACGAGTCGTCTGTTGCCGCCAAGCAGTGGAACTGGAATAAGATAAAACAG AACCTAAGGAAGTTGAATCTGTCCCTGATGAAGGAGGTTGTCGAGGGAACGATTCACTGCAAACCTGGAGCTGCTGAACTGATGGTGCAGCAGCTGTATTCGATTTTAACTAAGAACAG CACAAGTGAACTCCAGAGTCCTAATCTGGATTTCACAGACCGAAAGTACCAGGAGCAGCTGCCCTACGTGGCCCGGTCCACAGCCATCATGTCCGTCAGAAACAATCTGACAAATTCGGAAATGTTGGCCAACCCTGACAAACGAACGAACCAGCGCAAGGCTGAGACGATCCTCGACAGACACCAGAAGAACAAGGCTGCGGACAAAGTTCTCTTCCCTG AACGCTTCAAAATCAAGCCTCATCTTCAAAAGGCAGTGTTGAAAAATGTTGAGCGCCCCAAGCGGGAAGAAAAGCCACCCCTTTACTGCAGTCCTCCCAGAGTGGTGGCGACCAGCCGTGTCACCCCCACCACCAAAGAAGCTGATCCAGGTGCAAGCCAGCCCAAGTGCCCGAAACGCGCGTCCCCAGTGCCAACTGCAGCCCAGCCTGGGACCCTAAAAGCTTCTCCCAAGCCAGATGAGCCATGTACCTCCAGTGTGTTCTGGGTCCACCCCGGCGCTGCCTATCAGTTGGACGTGCACATAAAACCTATAACAGCAGGACCATGGGAGGATCCTTATCACAAGCCTGAGCTTCCCTTAGTCACAGCCTTTGATGTGAAAGAGAAGCAGCTGTATTCAAAGCTTCTCCTTCACCACAATGCGCCTGGTCAGTGCTGCGTCACTAGGTGGCAGCATCTCCCTACCTGTTCCACACCAGACCTGGCGGCCAGACAGTCCTTCACTGTGTGTATTCCAAGAAATCATCAACCATCTGCAAGATGCTAG
- the LOC128767162 gene encoding uncharacterized protein LOC128767162 isoform X5 gives MYQYKNESSVAAKQWNWNKIKQEVVEGTIHCKPGAAELMVQQLYSILTKNSTSELQSPNLDFTDRKYQEQLPYVARSTAIMSVRNNLTNSEMLANPDKRTNQRKAETILDRHQKNKAADKVLFPERFKIKPHLQKAVLKNVERPKREEKPPLYCSPPRVVATSRVTPTTKEADPGASQPKCPKRASPVPTAAQPGTLKASPKPDEPCTSSVFWVHPGAAYQLDVHIKPITAGPWEDPYHKPELPLVTAFDVKEKQLYSKLLLHHNAPGQCCVTRWQHLPTCSTPDLAARQSFTVCIPRNHQPSARC, from the exons ATGTACCAATATAAAAACGAGTCGTCTGTTGCCGCCAAGCAGTGGAACTGGAATAAGATAAAACAG GAGGTTGTCGAGGGAACGATTCACTGCAAACCTGGAGCTGCTGAACTGATGGTGCAGCAGCTGTATTCGATTTTAACTAAGAACAG CACAAGTGAACTCCAGAGTCCTAATCTGGATTTCACAGACCGAAAGTACCAGGAGCAGCTGCCCTACGTGGCCCGGTCCACAGCCATCATGTCCGTCAGAAACAATCTGACAAATTCGGAAATGTTGGCCAACCCTGACAAACGAACGAACCAGCGCAAGGCTGAGACGATCCTCGACAGACACCAGAAGAACAAGGCTGCGGACAAAGTTCTCTTCCCTG AACGCTTCAAAATCAAGCCTCATCTTCAAAAGGCAGTGTTGAAAAATGTTGAGCGCCCCAAGCGGGAAGAAAAGCCACCCCTTTACTGCAGTCCTCCCAGAGTGGTGGCGACCAGCCGTGTCACCCCCACCACCAAAGAAGCTGATCCAGGTGCAAGCCAGCCCAAGTGCCCGAAACGCGCGTCCCCAGTGCCAACTGCAGCCCAGCCTGGGACCCTAAAAGCTTCTCCCAAGCCAGATGAGCCATGTACCTCCAGTGTGTTCTGGGTCCACCCCGGCGCTGCCTATCAGTTGGACGTGCACATAAAACCTATAACAGCAGGACCATGGGAGGATCCTTATCACAAGCCTGAGCTTCCCTTAGTCACAGCCTTTGATGTGAAAGAGAAGCAGCTGTATTCAAAGCTTCTCCTTCACCACAATGCGCCTGGTCAGTGCTGCGTCACTAGGTGGCAGCATCTCCCTACCTGTTCCACACCAGACCTGGCGGCCAGACAGTCCTTCACTGTGTGTATTCCAAGAAATCATCAACCATCTGCAAGATGCTAG
- the LOC128767162 gene encoding uncharacterized protein LOC128767162 isoform X4 gives MYQYKNESSVAAKQWNWNKIKQNLRKLNLSLMKEVVEGTIHCKPGAAELMVQQLYSILTKNSTSELQSPNLDFTDRKYQEQLPYVARSTAIMSVRNNLTNSEMLANPDKRTNQRKAETILDRHQKNKAADKVLFPERFKIKPHLQKAVLKNVERPKREEKPPLYCSPPRVVATSRVTPTTKEADPGASQPKCPKRASPVPTAAQPGTLKASPKPDEPCTSSVFWVHPGAAYQLDVHIKPITAGPWEDPYHKPELPLVTAFDVKEKQLYSKLLLHHNAPGQCCVTRWQHLPTCSTPDLAARQSFTVCIPRNHQPSARC, from the exons ATGTACCAATATAAAAACGAGTCGTCTGTTGCCGCCAAGCAGTGGAACTGGAATAAGATAAAACAG AACCTAAGGAAGTTGAATCTGTCCCTGATGAAGGAGGTTGTCGAGGGAACGATTCACTGCAAACCTGGAGCTGCTGAACTGATGGTGCAGCAGCTGTATTCGATTTTAACTAAGAACAG CACAAGTGAACTCCAGAGTCCTAATCTGGATTTCACAGACCGAAAGTACCAGGAGCAGCTGCCCTACGTGGCCCGGTCCACAGCCATCATGTCCGTCAGAAACAATCTGACAAATTCGGAAATGTTGGCCAACCCTGACAAACGAACGAACCAGCGCAAGGCTGAGACGATCCTCGACAGACACCAGAAGAACAAGGCTGCGGACAAAGTTCTCTTCCCTG AACGCTTCAAAATCAAGCCTCATCTTCAAAAGGCAGTGTTGAAAAATGTTGAGCGCCCCAAGCGGGAAGAAAAGCCACCCCTTTACTGCAGTCCTCCCAGAGTGGTGGCGACCAGCCGTGTCACCCCCACCACCAAAGAAGCTGATCCAGGTGCAAGCCAGCCCAAGTGCCCGAAACGCGCGTCCCCAGTGCCAACTGCAGCCCAGCCTGGGACCCTAAAAGCTTCTCCCAAGCCAGATGAGCCATGTACCTCCAGTGTGTTCTGGGTCCACCCCGGCGCTGCCTATCAGTTGGACGTGCACATAAAACCTATAACAGCAGGACCATGGGAGGATCCTTATCACAAGCCTGAGCTTCCCTTAGTCACAGCCTTTGATGTGAAAGAGAAGCAGCTGTATTCAAAGCTTCTCCTTCACCACAATGCGCCTGGTCAGTGCTGCGTCACTAGGTGGCAGCATCTCCCTACCTGTTCCACACCAGACCTGGCGGCCAGACAGTCCTTCACTGTGTGTATTCCAAGAAATCATCAACCATCTGCAAGATGCTAG